The Osmerus eperlanus chromosome 25, fOsmEpe2.1, whole genome shotgun sequence genome contains a region encoding:
- the LOC134011910 gene encoding eotaxin-like: MAAVYKLLFCALLFCFLTVTQGQMVVDCCLKVSDHEIPRQLVRSYQHQHRGQGCSLDAVIFVTKKNRFLCTTPGQPWVRDLINHVDHLTKKCRSTNFQGKRCRGLKPQAV, translated from the exons ATGGCTGCTGTGTACAaactcttattctgtgccctcctcTTCTGCTTCCTAACTG tgaCTCAGGGACAGATGGTGGTGGACTGCTGTCTGAAGGTGAGCGACCATGAGATCCCCAGACAGCTGGTCAGAAGCTACCAGCACCAGCACCGAGGCCAGGGCTGCTCGCTGGACGCAGTCAT CTTTGTGACCAAGAAGAACCGCTTCCTGTGTACCACACCTGGCCAGCCCTGGGTCAGAGACCTCATCAACCATGTGGACCACCTGACCAAGAAGTGTCGGAGCACCAACTTCCAG ggtaaaCGCTGCAGAGGTTTGAAGCCACAGGCAGTCTGA
- the ube2l3b gene encoding ubiquitin-conjugating enzyme E2 L3b — MAASRRLHKELDEIRKSGMKNFRNIQVDESNILTWQGLIVPDNPPYDKGAFRIEIIFPAEYPFKPPKITFKTKIYHPNIDEKGQVCLPVISAENWKPATKTDQVIQSLIALVNDPQPEHPLRADLAEEYSKDRKKFFKNAEEFTKKHGEKRPMD, encoded by the exons ATGGCGGCGAGCAGGAGGCTGCACAAG GAACTTGACGAGATTCGCAAGTCTGGAATGAAAAACTTCAGAAACATTCAAGTTGACGAATCAAACATATTGACATGGCAAGGCCTTATTGTCCCT GACAACCCTCCTTATGACAAAGGAGCGTTCAGGATCGAAATCATCTTTCCTGCCGAGTACCCCTTCAAGCCCCCCAAGATCACTTTCAAGACAAAGATCTACCACCCCAACATCGACGAGAAAGGACAGGTGTGCTTGCCTGTCATCAGTGCAGAAAACTGGAAGCCAGCCACCAAAACTGATCAAG TCATCCAGTCCCTCATCGCCCTGGTCAACGACCCTCAGCCGGAACACCCCCTCAGGGCCGACCTAGCTGAGGAGTACTCAAAGGACCGTAAAAAATTCTTTAAGAACGCAGAAGAGTTTACAAAGAAACATGGCGAGAAACGGCCAATGGACTGA
- the rusc2 gene encoding AP-4 complex accessory subunit RUSC2 isoform X2: MDSPSKLSGETLIVHHIPLVHCQVSGGRQGGCGGSLRRSHPFSPPENLGLSRTTSLPERDVLQREALLYSSLVHASCRSGGGGGGRGGSTASDDSSYTSSNSGDQPTTAHTLPRTKPRNHGNRLRHNPFLLNTEDDEEEEEDDGDNLNGYLEDSSFHLHGNANSTLDDGVPPFHLHDLGFPPEPFLLHGTLGKPWGSSSRESLSGTTSDLSAHLETLDLLGLDSQRRHGSSGSNMSMDCGEQEWGEDEEEEEEDHPKTGSCSSSCSAPPCSCRPSRTCPQQPHFSEPYSDCQLGYGSDSSCNSSDGVLVNFSAIFNKMNNSVPAKVAPGPSANLNSSAQHSCVSEPGGGRGSCHGGGAFYLDLHTSPTDPPQPQHAPCPSNTLPVYLQETPPSTTSPCTCSAQHQGPLDLDDNCNSYQKLGEAGPCLQSQARLVVATQNYYKLVTCDLSSQSSPSPVASSATSCSDEHSKESPTPTEYFLFRHQAEEGGGAREEDQEDEDRQSPKRDEEEEEEEEEEEVSRAKRDVGLAGSAPAPGVIEGQVYVNISPPIGCRADIGGGVSGGHTRSRSYDRSLAHAPPPGLGPLERMLSCPMRLSEGAGHALGQATPTRVTSFAEMARCKRRTGALLRTDPLSSGPHAPSAAEPSPPAEQLDPGSTPPPCPLTRCYSQGSTEAQETRSRTGGSLSCSPDCCPAVVRYSKDQRPTSLPIQPFTFHHQFSRPQPKPLLPLLTGYVSGMQARSGSGGSGGPEGDEVADEPSDSPRCSGAVAVAPPGSVRPSPLGSYSPVRLQGAPSSGSCSTCTPSPPPPTCLSCPRSPHAQTAASLPPTPPLGVSQAAVPPSLPPVQGYQRGALPSTCISPGGPHVSEQAEHRQGPRQHHGPSVKQLQQYYSDYLPDYFSLAERPPEEFCLSPDASSSSSSSSSEISVDLQQMRGLVKAINTAIDLIVAHFGTSRDPDVKAKLGNSWVSPNVGHLILKYLCPALRGVLQDGLKPHVLDLIIGQRRNQPWGLVEASTQLGPSTRVLHSLFSKVSQYSELTSHSMRLNAFIFGLLNLRSLEFWFNHLHTHEDILAVHYQPWGFLPLSQGPCQPLFQELLLLLQPLSLLPFHLDFLFEPHLLQKGQEHLRRKELLCSADQSARSTFQLMRGWGTPVVEGEGVESGAWKRKRAELRREGTWPGMEGAGSRMEGAGQGEGAGQGEGLPREGGGMDSIGAELGWKQPMVDIEEGISTLWRERGSAGQRVKGVGGESHQDNRDGEKKKEREGVVSEEGRQKQERQAGWWYQLMQSSQVYIDQSAEGSKFTRSEKRKKSGERRASQLPPTREGVVEGAESRPEGEEPRKRSSSADSAGSRGRRAWMGSPPDSVLCQEKEKLQGPTGAQPSAVRPQDQASAARPQDQASAARPQDQALSQGMRWGRLFGSSRGSSSRADDSRQAKTQRSRLPSGWLSLDRSVLDMVAQTVGAGSGRRVEPSAPPLDSQAPPLQPQTAQAVETKSPCEVRALCHHIATEPGQLSFHKGDVLRVLAQPDSDWLLCSLGASRGLVPLIYVTLRSLGGPPHGGPH, from the exons ATGGACAGCCCCTCCAAGCTGTCCGGGGAGACCCTTATCGTGCACCACATCCCCCTGGTCCACTGCCAGGTGTCGGGGGGACGGCAGGGGGGCTGCGGGGGGTCGCTGCGGAGGAGCCACCCCTTCAGTCCCCCGGAGAACCTGGGCCTCAGCCGCACCACCTCCCTGCCCGAGAGAGACGTGCTGCAGAGGGAGGCGCTGCTCTACAGCAGCCTGGTCCACGCCTCCTGccggtctggaggaggaggaggggggaggggagggagcacgGCCAGCGACGACTCATCCTACACATCGTCCAACTCGGGGGATCAGCCAACCACGGCTCACACGCTGCCCAGGACAAAGCCCAGGAACCACGGCAACCGTCTCCGTCACAACCCCTTCCTGCTGAACACCGAggacgacgaggaggaggaggaggacgacggAGACAACCTCAACGGTTACCTGGAGGactcctctttccatctccacgGCAACGCCAACTCCACCCTCGACGATGGGGTGccccccttccacctccacgACCTGGGGTTCCCCCCCGAGCCCTTCCTGCTGCACGGCACTCTGGGAAAGCCCTGGGGGTCCAGCAGCCGGGAGTCTCTCAGCGGCACGACTTCCGACCTCTCTGCCCACCTGGAGACCCTGGACCTGCTGGGATTGGACAGCCAGCGTCGCCACGGCAGCAGCGGCTCCAACATGTCCATGGACTGCGGGGAGCAGGAGTGGggcgaggatgaggaggaggaagaggaggaccatCCCAAGACaggctcctgctcctccagctgctccgcgcctccctgctcctgcagaCCCTCCCGGACGTGCCCCCAGCAGCCACACTTCTCAGAGCCCTACTCAGACTGCCAGCTGGGCTATGGCAGCGACTCGTCCTGCAACAGCTCTGACGGCGTGCTGGTTAATTTCAGCGCCATCTTCAACAAGATGAACAACAGCGTCCCCGCCAAAGTAGCGCCTGGACCCTCCGCCAACCTCAACAGCTCCGCCCAGCACTCCTGTGTCTCAGAGccgggtggggggcggggcagcTGCCATGGGGGCGGGGCCTTCTACCTggacctccacacctcccccaccgaccccccccagccccagcacgccccctgcccctccaacACCCTGCCCGTCTATCTCCAGgagacccccccctccaccacctccccctgcaCCTGCTCCGCGCAGCACCAGGGGCCCCTGGACCTGGACGACAACTGTAACTCCTACCAGAAGCTGGGGGAGGCGGGGCCCTGCCTGCAGAGCCAGGCCCGGCTGGTGGTGGCCACACAGAACTACTACAAGCTGGTGACCTGTGACCTCTCGTCCCAGTCCTCGCCCAGTCCCGTGGCCTCGTCCGCCACCAGCTGCTCTGACGAGCACAGCAAGGaaagccccacccccacagagtacttcctgttcagacaccaggccgaggaggggggcggggccagggagGAAGACCAGGAAGATGAGGACCGACAGTCACCGAAG cgtgatgaagaggaggaggaggaggaggaggaggaggaagtgagcagGGCAAAGCGAGACGTGGGCTTGGCCGGTAGTGCTCCAGCCCCAGGTGTGATCGAGGGTCAGGTGTACGTCAACATCTCCCCTCCCATTGGCTGCCGTGCCGACATCGGTGGCGGGGTCTCCGGGGGGCATACCCGTTCCCGTAGCTACGACCGTAGCCTGGCCCATGCCCCGCCCCCTGGGCTGGGCCCTCTGGAGCGCATGCTGAGCTGCCCCATGCGTCTGAGTGAGGGTGCCGGCCACGCCCTCGGCCAGGCCACGCCCACCAGGGTCACCTCCTTTGCCGAGATGGCCCGCTGCAAGCGCCGGACCGGAGCCTTGCTGAGGACAGACCCCCTGTCCTCCGGCCCCCACGCCCCCTCCGCGGCTGAGCCCTCCCCCCCGGCGGAGCAGCTGGACCCGGGCtccaccccgcccccctgccccctcacacGCTGCTACAGCCAGGGGAGCACTGAGGCCCAGGAGACACGCTCCAGGACTGGAG gcTCTCTGTCCTGTTCTCCAGACTGCTGCCCGGCTGTGGTGCGCTACAGCAAGGACCAGcgtcccacctccctccccatccagcCCTTCACCTTCCACCACCAGTTCTCCAGGCCCCAGCCCAAGCCCCTGCTGCCCCTGCTCACAGGCTACGTGTCTGGGATGCAGGCCCGCTCCGGCTCCGGGGGTTCTGGAGGTCCGGAGGGGGATGAGGTGGCCGACGAGCCCTCGGACAGTCCTCGCTGCTCGGGTGCGGTGGCGGTGGCCCCCCCTGGCTCGGTCCGGCCCTCTCCTCTGGGGAGTTACTCCCCCGTCCGCCTGCAGGGGGCGCCCAGCTCAGGGTCCTGCTCCACTTGCACCcctagccccccaccccccacctgcctctcctgcccccgCTCCCCCCACGCCCAGACGGccgcctccctgccccccacccctccgctGGGTGTGTCCCAGGCAGCGgtgcccccctctctgccccctgtcCAGGGGTACCAGCGGGGGGCGCTGCCCAGCACCTGCATCAGCCCTGGGGGGCCGCATGTGTCAGAACAGGCCGAGCACAGACAAGGACCCCGCCAGCACCATG ggcctTCAGTAAAGCAGCTGCAGCAGTACTACAGTGACTACCTGCCAGACTACTTCTCCCTGGCAGAGCGCCCCCCGGAGGAGTTCTGTCTATCCCCcgacgcctcctcctcctcctcctcttcctcctccgagATCTCTGTCGACCTGCAGCagatgagag gtttGGTCAAAGCCATCAACACTGCCATAGATCTGATTGTTGCTCACTTTGGGACAAGTCGTGATCCAGATGTCAAG gctAAGCTGGGGAACAGCTGGGTGAGTCCCAACGTGGGCCACCTCATCCTGAAGTACTTGTGTCCGGCCCTGCGGGGGGTTCTGCAGGACGGCCTCAAGCCCCACGTCCTGGACCTCATCATCGGCCAGCGTCGCAACCAGCCCTGGGGCCTGGTGGAGGCCTCCACACAGCTGG GCCCGTCCACGCGTGTGCTACACAGCTTGTTCTCTAAAGTGAGCCAGTACTCGGAGCTCACCAGCCACAGCATGAGGCTCAATGCCTTCATCTTCGGTCTCCTCAA cTTGAGGTCGCTGGAGTTCTGGTTCAACCATCTTCACACTCATGAAG ACATCTTGGCGGTTCACTACCAGCCGTGGGGTTTCCTGCCACTGTCGCAGGGGCCGTGCCAACCGCTGTTCCAGgaactgctgctcctcctgcagcccctttcgctcctccccttccacctgGACTTCCTGTTTGAGCCCCACCTCCTGCAGAAGGGGCAGGAGCACCTGCGACGAAAGGAGTTGCTCTGCTCCGCCGACCAATCAGCTCGCTCCACCTTTCAGCTCATGAGGGGGTGGGGCACGCCCGTggtcgagggggagggggtggaatcTGGCgcctggaagaggaagagggcagaGCTGAGACGAGaggggacatggccagggatggagggggcagggagcaggatggagggggcggggcagggggagggggcggggcagggggaggggcttcccagagagggaggcgggATGGACTCCATCGGGGCGGAACTTGGATGGAAGCAGCCAATGGTGGACATAGAGGAAGGGATCTCCAccttgtggagggagagaggatccgCGGGGCAGAGAGTGAAGGGAGTGGGTGGAGAGAGTCACCAGGAcaacagggatggagagaagaagaaggagagagagggggtggtgtcGGAGGAGGGCCGTCAGAAACAGGAGCGCCAGGCAGGATGGTGGTACCAGCTCATGCAGTCCTCCCAGGTCTACATTGACCAATCAGCAGAGGGGTCGAAGTTCACCCGGAgcgagaagaggaagaagtcGGGCGAGAGGCGAGCCAGCCAGCTCCCGCCCACGAGGGAGGGCGTGGTGGAGGGGGCGGAGTCCAGACCGGAAGGGGAGGAGcccaggaagaggagcagcagcGCTGACTCGGCGGggagtagagggaggagggcgtgGATGGGCAGCCCTCCAGACTCCGTCCTCtgccaggagaaggagaagctcCAGGGGCCCACAGGGGCCCAGCCCTCTGCCGTCCggccccaggaccaggcctccGCCGCCCggccccaggaccaggcctccGCCGCCCggccccaggaccaggccctCTCCCAGGGCATGCGCTGGGGACGGCTGTTCGGCTCCAGCAGGGGCTCCTCGTCCAGAGCAGACGACTCCAGGCAAGCCAAGACTCAAAGAAGCAG GCTGCCATCCGGATGGCTGAGTCTGGACAGGTCTGTTCTGGACATGGTGGCCCAGACCgtgggggcggggtcagggaggagggtggagcctTCAGCCCCGCCCCTCGACAGCCAAGCTCCTCCCCTGCAGCCTCAGACAGCACAAGCTGTAGAGACCAAGTCTCCATG tgaGGTGAGGGCTCTGTGTCACCACATCGCCACAGAGCCAGGCCAGCTGAGCTTCCACAAGGGAGACGTCCTGCGCGTGCTGGCCCAGCCCGACTCCGACTGGCTGCTCTGCTCCCTGGGGGCCAGCCGTGGCCTGGTGCCCCTCATCTACGTGACGCTCCGCAGCCTGGGTGGGCCCCCCCATGGGGGCCCgcactga
- the rusc2 gene encoding AP-4 complex accessory subunit RUSC2 isoform X1 produces the protein MDSPSKLSGETLIVHHIPLVHCQVSGGRQGGCGGSLRRSHPFSPPENLGLSRTTSLPERDVLQREALLYSSLVHASCRSGGGGGGRGGSTASDDSSYTSSNSGDQPTTAHTLPRTKPRNHGNRLRHNPFLLNTEDDEEEEEDDGDNLNGYLEDSSFHLHGNANSTLDDGVPPFHLHDLGFPPEPFLLHGTLGKPWGSSSRESLSGTTSDLSAHLETLDLLGLDSQRRHGSSGSNMSMDCGEQEWGEDEEEEEEDHPKTGSCSSSCSAPPCSCRPSRTCPQQPHFSEPYSDCQLGYGSDSSCNSSDGVLVNFSAIFNKMNNSVPAKVAPGPSANLNSSAQHSCVSEPGGGRGSCHGGGAFYLDLHTSPTDPPQPQHAPCPSNTLPVYLQETPPSTTSPCTCSAQHQGPLDLDDNCNSYQKLGEAGPCLQSQARLVVATQNYYKLVTCDLSSQSSPSPVASSATSCSDEHSKESPTPTEYFLFRHQAEEGGGAREEDQEDEDRQSPKRDEEEEEEEEEEEVSRAKRDVGLAGSAPAPGVIEGQVYVNISPPIGCRADIGGGVSGGHTRSRSYDRSLAHAPPPGLGPLERMLSCPMRLSEGAGHALGQATPTRVTSFAEMARCKRRTGALLRTDPLSSGPHAPSAAEPSPPAEQLDPGSTPPPCPLTRCYSQGSTEAQETRSRTGGSLSCSPDCCPAVVRYSKDQRPTSLPIQPFTFHHQFSRPQPKPLLPLLTGYVSGMQARSGSGGSGGPEGDEVADEPSDSPRCSGAVAVAPPGSVRPSPLGSYSPVRLQGAPSSGSCSTCTPSPPPPTCLSCPRSPHAQTAASLPPTPPLGVSQAAVPPSLPPVQGYQRGALPSTCISPGGPHVSEQAEHRQGPRQHHAHHLSPQALKWREYRRRNPLGVERACRLDPHRGGGGARARHARRNVFDFPATSSRFNGPSVKQLQQYYSDYLPDYFSLAERPPEEFCLSPDASSSSSSSSSEISVDLQQMRGLVKAINTAIDLIVAHFGTSRDPDVKAKLGNSWVSPNVGHLILKYLCPALRGVLQDGLKPHVLDLIIGQRRNQPWGLVEASTQLGPSTRVLHSLFSKVSQYSELTSHSMRLNAFIFGLLNLRSLEFWFNHLHTHEDILAVHYQPWGFLPLSQGPCQPLFQELLLLLQPLSLLPFHLDFLFEPHLLQKGQEHLRRKELLCSADQSARSTFQLMRGWGTPVVEGEGVESGAWKRKRAELRREGTWPGMEGAGSRMEGAGQGEGAGQGEGLPREGGGMDSIGAELGWKQPMVDIEEGISTLWRERGSAGQRVKGVGGESHQDNRDGEKKKEREGVVSEEGRQKQERQAGWWYQLMQSSQVYIDQSAEGSKFTRSEKRKKSGERRASQLPPTREGVVEGAESRPEGEEPRKRSSSADSAGSRGRRAWMGSPPDSVLCQEKEKLQGPTGAQPSAVRPQDQASAARPQDQASAARPQDQALSQGMRWGRLFGSSRGSSSRADDSRQAKTQRSRLPSGWLSLDRSVLDMVAQTVGAGSGRRVEPSAPPLDSQAPPLQPQTAQAVETKSPCEVRALCHHIATEPGQLSFHKGDVLRVLAQPDSDWLLCSLGASRGLVPLIYVTLRSLGGPPHGGPH, from the exons ATGGACAGCCCCTCCAAGCTGTCCGGGGAGACCCTTATCGTGCACCACATCCCCCTGGTCCACTGCCAGGTGTCGGGGGGACGGCAGGGGGGCTGCGGGGGGTCGCTGCGGAGGAGCCACCCCTTCAGTCCCCCGGAGAACCTGGGCCTCAGCCGCACCACCTCCCTGCCCGAGAGAGACGTGCTGCAGAGGGAGGCGCTGCTCTACAGCAGCCTGGTCCACGCCTCCTGccggtctggaggaggaggaggggggaggggagggagcacgGCCAGCGACGACTCATCCTACACATCGTCCAACTCGGGGGATCAGCCAACCACGGCTCACACGCTGCCCAGGACAAAGCCCAGGAACCACGGCAACCGTCTCCGTCACAACCCCTTCCTGCTGAACACCGAggacgacgaggaggaggaggaggacgacggAGACAACCTCAACGGTTACCTGGAGGactcctctttccatctccacgGCAACGCCAACTCCACCCTCGACGATGGGGTGccccccttccacctccacgACCTGGGGTTCCCCCCCGAGCCCTTCCTGCTGCACGGCACTCTGGGAAAGCCCTGGGGGTCCAGCAGCCGGGAGTCTCTCAGCGGCACGACTTCCGACCTCTCTGCCCACCTGGAGACCCTGGACCTGCTGGGATTGGACAGCCAGCGTCGCCACGGCAGCAGCGGCTCCAACATGTCCATGGACTGCGGGGAGCAGGAGTGGggcgaggatgaggaggaggaagaggaggaccatCCCAAGACaggctcctgctcctccagctgctccgcgcctccctgctcctgcagaCCCTCCCGGACGTGCCCCCAGCAGCCACACTTCTCAGAGCCCTACTCAGACTGCCAGCTGGGCTATGGCAGCGACTCGTCCTGCAACAGCTCTGACGGCGTGCTGGTTAATTTCAGCGCCATCTTCAACAAGATGAACAACAGCGTCCCCGCCAAAGTAGCGCCTGGACCCTCCGCCAACCTCAACAGCTCCGCCCAGCACTCCTGTGTCTCAGAGccgggtggggggcggggcagcTGCCATGGGGGCGGGGCCTTCTACCTggacctccacacctcccccaccgaccccccccagccccagcacgccccctgcccctccaacACCCTGCCCGTCTATCTCCAGgagacccccccctccaccacctccccctgcaCCTGCTCCGCGCAGCACCAGGGGCCCCTGGACCTGGACGACAACTGTAACTCCTACCAGAAGCTGGGGGAGGCGGGGCCCTGCCTGCAGAGCCAGGCCCGGCTGGTGGTGGCCACACAGAACTACTACAAGCTGGTGACCTGTGACCTCTCGTCCCAGTCCTCGCCCAGTCCCGTGGCCTCGTCCGCCACCAGCTGCTCTGACGAGCACAGCAAGGaaagccccacccccacagagtacttcctgttcagacaccaggccgaggaggggggcggggccagggagGAAGACCAGGAAGATGAGGACCGACAGTCACCGAAG cgtgatgaagaggaggaggaggaggaggaggaggaggaagtgagcagGGCAAAGCGAGACGTGGGCTTGGCCGGTAGTGCTCCAGCCCCAGGTGTGATCGAGGGTCAGGTGTACGTCAACATCTCCCCTCCCATTGGCTGCCGTGCCGACATCGGTGGCGGGGTCTCCGGGGGGCATACCCGTTCCCGTAGCTACGACCGTAGCCTGGCCCATGCCCCGCCCCCTGGGCTGGGCCCTCTGGAGCGCATGCTGAGCTGCCCCATGCGTCTGAGTGAGGGTGCCGGCCACGCCCTCGGCCAGGCCACGCCCACCAGGGTCACCTCCTTTGCCGAGATGGCCCGCTGCAAGCGCCGGACCGGAGCCTTGCTGAGGACAGACCCCCTGTCCTCCGGCCCCCACGCCCCCTCCGCGGCTGAGCCCTCCCCCCCGGCGGAGCAGCTGGACCCGGGCtccaccccgcccccctgccccctcacacGCTGCTACAGCCAGGGGAGCACTGAGGCCCAGGAGACACGCTCCAGGACTGGAG gcTCTCTGTCCTGTTCTCCAGACTGCTGCCCGGCTGTGGTGCGCTACAGCAAGGACCAGcgtcccacctccctccccatccagcCCTTCACCTTCCACCACCAGTTCTCCAGGCCCCAGCCCAAGCCCCTGCTGCCCCTGCTCACAGGCTACGTGTCTGGGATGCAGGCCCGCTCCGGCTCCGGGGGTTCTGGAGGTCCGGAGGGGGATGAGGTGGCCGACGAGCCCTCGGACAGTCCTCGCTGCTCGGGTGCGGTGGCGGTGGCCCCCCCTGGCTCGGTCCGGCCCTCTCCTCTGGGGAGTTACTCCCCCGTCCGCCTGCAGGGGGCGCCCAGCTCAGGGTCCTGCTCCACTTGCACCcctagccccccaccccccacctgcctctcctgcccccgCTCCCCCCACGCCCAGACGGccgcctccctgccccccacccctccgctGGGTGTGTCCCAGGCAGCGgtgcccccctctctgccccctgtcCAGGGGTACCAGCGGGGGGCGCTGCCCAGCACCTGCATCAGCCCTGGGGGGCCGCATGTGTCAGAACAGGCCGAGCACAGACAAGGACCCCGCCAGCACCATG cccatcatctctctccccaggctCTCAAATGGCGAGAGTATCGCCGTAGAAACCctctgggggtggagagggcatGCCGCCTGGATCCCcacaggggagggggcggggccagggccCGCCACGCCCGCCGCAACGTGTTTGACTTCCCAGCAACCTCTAGCCGCTTCAATG ggcctTCAGTAAAGCAGCTGCAGCAGTACTACAGTGACTACCTGCCAGACTACTTCTCCCTGGCAGAGCGCCCCCCGGAGGAGTTCTGTCTATCCCCcgacgcctcctcctcctcctcctcttcctcctccgagATCTCTGTCGACCTGCAGCagatgagag gtttGGTCAAAGCCATCAACACTGCCATAGATCTGATTGTTGCTCACTTTGGGACAAGTCGTGATCCAGATGTCAAG gctAAGCTGGGGAACAGCTGGGTGAGTCCCAACGTGGGCCACCTCATCCTGAAGTACTTGTGTCCGGCCCTGCGGGGGGTTCTGCAGGACGGCCTCAAGCCCCACGTCCTGGACCTCATCATCGGCCAGCGTCGCAACCAGCCCTGGGGCCTGGTGGAGGCCTCCACACAGCTGG GCCCGTCCACGCGTGTGCTACACAGCTTGTTCTCTAAAGTGAGCCAGTACTCGGAGCTCACCAGCCACAGCATGAGGCTCAATGCCTTCATCTTCGGTCTCCTCAA cTTGAGGTCGCTGGAGTTCTGGTTCAACCATCTTCACACTCATGAAG ACATCTTGGCGGTTCACTACCAGCCGTGGGGTTTCCTGCCACTGTCGCAGGGGCCGTGCCAACCGCTGTTCCAGgaactgctgctcctcctgcagcccctttcgctcctccccttccacctgGACTTCCTGTTTGAGCCCCACCTCCTGCAGAAGGGGCAGGAGCACCTGCGACGAAAGGAGTTGCTCTGCTCCGCCGACCAATCAGCTCGCTCCACCTTTCAGCTCATGAGGGGGTGGGGCACGCCCGTggtcgagggggagggggtggaatcTGGCgcctggaagaggaagagggcagaGCTGAGACGAGaggggacatggccagggatggagggggcagggagcaggatggagggggcggggcagggggagggggcggggcagggggaggggcttcccagagagggaggcgggATGGACTCCATCGGGGCGGAACTTGGATGGAAGCAGCCAATGGTGGACATAGAGGAAGGGATCTCCAccttgtggagggagagaggatccgCGGGGCAGAGAGTGAAGGGAGTGGGTGGAGAGAGTCACCAGGAcaacagggatggagagaagaagaaggagagagagggggtggtgtcGGAGGAGGGCCGTCAGAAACAGGAGCGCCAGGCAGGATGGTGGTACCAGCTCATGCAGTCCTCCCAGGTCTACATTGACCAATCAGCAGAGGGGTCGAAGTTCACCCGGAgcgagaagaggaagaagtcGGGCGAGAGGCGAGCCAGCCAGCTCCCGCCCACGAGGGAGGGCGTGGTGGAGGGGGCGGAGTCCAGACCGGAAGGGGAGGAGcccaggaagaggagcagcagcGCTGACTCGGCGGggagtagagggaggagggcgtgGATGGGCAGCCCTCCAGACTCCGTCCTCtgccaggagaaggagaagctcCAGGGGCCCACAGGGGCCCAGCCCTCTGCCGTCCggccccaggaccaggcctccGCCGCCCggccccaggaccaggcctccGCCGCCCggccccaggaccaggccctCTCCCAGGGCATGCGCTGGGGACGGCTGTTCGGCTCCAGCAGGGGCTCCTCGTCCAGAGCAGACGACTCCAGGCAAGCCAAGACTCAAAGAAGCAG GCTGCCATCCGGATGGCTGAGTCTGGACAGGTCTGTTCTGGACATGGTGGCCCAGACCgtgggggcggggtcagggaggagggtggagcctTCAGCCCCGCCCCTCGACAGCCAAGCTCCTCCCCTGCAGCCTCAGACAGCACAAGCTGTAGAGACCAAGTCTCCATG tgaGGTGAGGGCTCTGTGTCACCACATCGCCACAGAGCCAGGCCAGCTGAGCTTCCACAAGGGAGACGTCCTGCGCGTGCTGGCCCAGCCCGACTCCGACTGGCTGCTCTGCTCCCTGGGGGCCAGCCGTGGCCTGGTGCCCCTCATCTACGTGACGCTCCGCAGCCTGGGTGGGCCCCCCCATGGGGGCCCgcactga